The window gaaatatcacaaatattagtattttatgattgagttttagcatatatatcaaatttatcataattaaatattttatattttataaatataactaattttcattataatttattggattgTTCGAGCCTTAAccttatcggtagcaacccgattaacccgttgggctagcccgaaacccgagcttttagggttaggacCGAACTTTTACAATTCGGCAAACCCGCACCCAATTAAACCGCAATCCGAGTAGGGTTGCCCCGAAATCCGATCAGCcagcccgattgacatccctaatatTGCTAGATACGTGGTGATATgatgtcactttaagaggtgttatCATTTTAACACGAACTGTTTTCGATCTACacaaatatagtatatatttcctatttgaaaaagtaaacaaaacaGAACCTACCCCTCCAAAATAAACGCCGACTACCTCTCTCCCCCAATTTGAGCTCAAGCACATACACAAATCCCGTCGGCTAAAACACCAAAAGTTAGAGAAGTTAAAGCTCCGTCGCCCTGCACCAAATCGACCGCACCGTCCAGATCGGCAGATCCGTTTTTCATCCCCCGAAGCAGCCCCGATTAACCCCGCAGATAAGTTCTTAGTTTGATTTCGTGAATTAAAGTTTGATTCTTTAATTCAGTTTGCTTCGATTCATTCGATTAATAGATTGATTACAGATTGTGGTATACGGTGGTGTATGCAGTATGAAATCGGATTGGATAGAAGAATTGTATACCTTCAACAACAAATAGTGGCTCCTGTTTTTATCCTCCCTCGGTCTCTGCCTGAAAGTGTCTTGTGTTTCAATGTGTGAATTTATCTTGTGAGAAAAGGAACATGGAAGGATAAATACCGTGGTGAAATTATGATTGGTGGGTTGGAAGATGAACTTGTTTCGCTGCTTCCTCCGCCGCCGTGAGGGAGTTGTGATTTTGCAGAGGGTTAGGGTAGAGGAATTATATAGCCGGTTATTGAATAAGCAACTTTTGGTGATTGATTTCAATTGATTCAATTGTGGTCTAAAATTTGGAAAGATTTTGAAGATTATGGAGTAACTCATGAAACAGAGGAGGAAGATTGATTCTAGCGTAAAATAAGTTGGGAGGGGTCTTTGGGCTCAGAATTAGGGTAGGGTacgatttaattaaattcatttggGCTTCAAGATCCTCTGTATTTTATTCAAGTTGTATAGCccataatttatatttttaaaagttggaCTTgtatcaattatttaatttattggatTTAATACGGAATTGagttcaataaatatttctcaagaaaatgaattttaaattgtaatttcgTCATCGCAATTTGCAGctcataaaacaaattatcaaaCATTCGAGTAACATATAAATTCATCATGCATCAACTAATCAAACAACCACGTCAAGTAATCAATGAAATTAACTCAATTAAAACACAGTCAAAACTCCAACTTAAAACTAGATCACAACAATATCAAATAGCAATTTCACTCGTCATTTAATTCATGGAGTCACGgcattaaaagcattaaatgcaaaaaaattaggatttaAAAATTAGGGTTAAAAAAGTGGGACGTTACGACATTGTCCCAAAGAAACCGATGGAAAATATTTGCATAGCTACATCTAGAGTTCATCCTATAGAGGAAATATCTCTAACACAAATGCCTTTGATCAATAATAACATTCCAAATTTACAAGTCAACGTGGTAGCCTAGATAGGGCTTAGTTATATGGGCTCATTTAACGGTTTGGTAGATATGATAAAACTCATATTATGCACTTAAAATCTATCTTTATCTTAAACCCATCTTACTCTTTAATATGTCTATCAAATAAGCACTCAGTAACAAAGGATCAATATGTAGTGAATGTATAATCTAGGGATGTGGATTGTGGGTACTTATATTCGTATTACCACCATTTAtgagtataattaaaattataaagatcTAGGGCAGCCTTGAGTCAATGACGGACGGAGGAATTAAAACTCGTGGGATCGAATGTAAGTTTTGTATCTCATatatgtgacatgtgatagaatcctaaatagaattggaatttagtataatacatatatttggtataagacacattttccctaattaattagctatcaattaattattgtattaattGGAAAGGAAATAGAAAGGGACTagcaataatatatatatgaatacatATTCCCTAAATTAACGTCATAATTAGTCATTAAGTAttgactattattattaaggaAATAggaatatttatacatatatatataatgcataTTTACCGATTAATTAGCGATTCAAGTACAGAATCATATGGTTGGGATTTCAAAGAATTAATTCCATTAGATGTGATTCAATTAGTCGGCTATATTGGTAAAAAGATATTGCTCCcattaatcattttaaaatagcCACTTTGATGGAAAGCGCTTTTAGGGTTttataattagggtttgtcctctctctgcctatatataagtgtggtgatcccatcaaatcacacacattatAGAGAACACACATaaacgagggaaagagagagaaacaaatccttggagttggagCTGCGCTACTACGCCAAAGAAAGTCCGAGGAAATTCTCTCAGTCTTCCccaatcgcttccgctatggatCGTGAAGGTAAGTTTTCGATCCTATTAAGTTTATGGTTCAtacgtgaaatacatgatgttcgaagatcttgctttatttatattcaattatgtattcttgaatatatgatgataaataatgtccAACATCGAATACactagaaaataataataaatatattatttcaataattattttttaaaaagtatatactttaaatagtttattttctagtaatttattttttttaagttatctttaattttaaaactaatcttattgatatttatcaataattttacaaaaaaataaataaataaaaaatatgatgaaattagcattaataaaatgaacatataattataattactcTTAATTAATCTATAACTATCACTTTTAAGAGTAGGCCCAATTATTTAGCCCATTTCAtagaattagaatttagaacacttcttcttctccatcgcTCCTTTCCACAGCGGCAACACCTCCCTCTTCCTCTCCATCTCTTTGTTATTCTcatctatctctctcttttatttcaaAGGATGAAGAATTTCGGTGGAGATCTGTCTCTTGGCTTCAAGGTGGAGCTTCGTTGGGTCGAAGGTGGAGTTGCGCCGGATCTCGAAAGTCCTTTAATGGAGTTTCCGACAGCTCTAGGCGGATGACGGTGGGGTCGGTCGACCCCAGCCGACCCCACCTGGGTCCATCAGTGCCTTGAGTTGTTAGAAACGCTGAATTCCAGagatttaatatattcaacTTACTAAAATGAATTGCCGCCCAAAATTATGAGCATAGCATTAGTTCACGCGATgaacgaaaataaaatatcatacaCCAATCTTTATTAACATTAGTTTATTTGATATATAGATCAAAAGTTAATAATTCCTTCCATTCCCTTAAAACTTTTTCATAAAGAAatctacaaaataaaactctaACAACCCATTGGAGCCATATTAAAACTCTATACTTTAACATATTAAAATCTCGAGGAGCCATCTTTGATCgccatattttattcaatgtGTCTTCTTCATGATCTAATGTCCCTTTCTTCAACCTCTATATATACTTCAAAATTCATTACTCATTTCATCACTTTCAAACCATGGCCTCTCTCCTTTGTTCCACTCTCTTCCTCTCACTCATCATCTCCACCGTGGCCGCCCAAAACAGCCTCATTCTCCCCATCCGCAAAGACCCCAAAACCTCCCAACACATCACCACATTCCGAATGGGGAGCAACCGCGCCGCCATCAACGCCGTCGTCGACCTCGGCGGCCCCTTCCTCTGGTTCTCCTGCAATGACTACTCTTCCGCCACCTACGCTCCCATCCCCTGCGGCTCCGCCAAATGCGAAGCCGCCAAGGGCATCGGCTGCGTCAGCTGCAACCTCCCCCCGCGCCCCGGCTGCACCAACGACACCTGCGGCGCTTCCCCTTACAACCCTTTCCAAGACGTTCTCGTCACCGAAGGCTACGCTCTTGACACTTTCTACCCAAAAAGCGGCGCCGCGCTGCCGGATTTTTCCTTCTCCTGTATGGATAAGGAATACCTCGCCGGCCTCGCCGCCGGCGCCACCGGCATGCTAGGCCTAGCTAAAACTCAAATCTCTCTCCATAAACAAGCTTCGGCGAAGCTTAAACTGGCGGacactttctctctctgccTCCCTTCCTCCGGCGCCGGGAAATTGGCAATTGGAATTAAACCTAAATCGGTTAAATCGACGCCGTTGATTGTCAATCCGGTTAGTACTTATCCGATCTACACGACCGGGGACGCATCGGATGAGTATTTCATAGAGGTGAAAGCGATCGCCGTCGCCGGAGCTCGTCTCAATTTGAAGGATTCCTACTTCTCCATTGACAAAAACGGAGTCGGCGGCACCAAAATCAGCACGTTGCAGAATTTCACGGCGGTGCATAACTCGATTTACAAGCCGCTGGCGAGGGCGTTTGCGAAGGCGGCGTCGGATATGAGGATCAAGAgcgcggcggcggtggcgccGTTCAGGGCGTGCTTCAGATCGGATTCGATCGCGAGGACGGCGGCGGGGCCGGCGGTGCCGGAGATTGAATTGGTTTTGGGGGGGAAGGATGCGACGACGTGGACGATTAGGGGGGCGAATGTGGTGGTGGAGATTGATGAGAAGACGACGTGCCTTGGATTCGTGGACGGGGGATCGAGTCCGAGGACGTCGGTGGTGATCGGAGCGCATCAGTTGGAGGAGAATTTGGTGGAGTTTGATCTGGTTTCGTCGCGCCTTCGTTTCAGTGAAAATCTTTTGCTGATGAACACCTCCTGTTCTAAGATTTGATTCATCAATTTCGTTGTGTTTTATTACTGCTGTATTGTTGTGgtgaatttcaaataaatgtgttatggattaagaaaaatttatttgcTCCATTTAACTGAATCAATATAATTTCCTAAAGTactactgaaaaaaaatagatggCTGGgggtgggacggagggaatagttaTTATAAACAACTtgaattactattaattttaggGATGGACCTTTAATATTATGGAATTTTTAGAAAGTTGGTCTTTcccaaataatatcatgatgcggatttttttagtaatttttcgACAACAACTTTGAGAGCTTTCAAGTTTATCAATCTTTGatgatagtttttttttaagcaCACCatccaaaattattaaatccaTTAATATAGCCAAAGTTTATTAAGTGGtgagaaataacaaactcggaTAAAGtgtatgatattatttgacAATTTGAAAGTTTATTTCTAACAATTATAAATCTATAGAATTAATGAGTTATTTCATCATATTCACATGGCTGTATTCCCAAAAAAGTTTAATAATGCAACTGcgatatatttaaaatatatagtagtagaaaATTTGATGGTGTAGTGGTAAAATGATAATCTTTTTGGTGAATAATGTATCAATGTTTGATTCTTGTTTGTGcgtttaatttcttttctatttttttgatttaagCTTTTTTTGGTTGCTGCACTTCTATTTGGTATGTGACGACGGAAAACATGAACAAAAtgttcacttttaattttacacaaTAACCcgagtttttaattttcatatatagcATCCCAGAAATTTCCATCATGCATGGGACATTCGAGAAAAATGTCATACATAGTATAATCAATCACTTTTTAAAGTGACGAGATTGActaaaatatgatcaaatttaatgatattttttcaataatctgttttttcatttattttttgtgtttttcctttaaatttttcttttgctttttcttcttgttgcAT is drawn from Salvia hispanica cultivar TCC Black 2014 chromosome 6, UniMelb_Shisp_WGS_1.0, whole genome shotgun sequence and contains these coding sequences:
- the LOC125191924 gene encoding probable aspartic proteinase GIP2, which encodes MASLLCSTLFLSLIISTVAAQNSLILPIRKDPKTSQHITTFRMGSNRAAINAVVDLGGPFLWFSCNDYSSATYAPIPCGSAKCEAAKGIGCVSCNLPPRPGCTNDTCGASPYNPFQDVLVTEGYALDTFYPKSGAALPDFSFSCMDKEYLAGLAAGATGMLGLAKTQISLHKQASAKLKLADTFSLCLPSSGAGKLAIGIKPKSVKSTPLIVNPVSTYPIYTTGDASDEYFIEVKAIAVAGARLNLKDSYFSIDKNGVGGTKISTLQNFTAVHNSIYKPLARAFAKAASDMRIKSAAAVAPFRACFRSDSIARTAAGPAVPEIELVLGGKDATTWTIRGANVVVEIDEKTTCLGFVDGGSSPRTSVVIGAHQLEENLVEFDLVSSRLRFSENLLLMNTSCSKI